The Danio rerio strain Tuebingen ecotype United States chromosome 10, GRCz12tu, whole genome shotgun sequence genome contains a region encoding:
- the kdm6bb gene encoding lysine (K)-specific demethylase 6B, b isoform X1 — protein sequence MYHIAEQYSGRNSWDSFPSSGPNRAPWAPGNNRHWAPPSSGGNYQSPSQNYMAGRSYPNKAYNNRPPGFSRDRLHAHPRDRGNGKEQRVPRSCGPTQNQHHNPERSTLNYSSGYEGHLSSSNNHGNQPHRYGGPHQQQRSTGRPPQTQGEKWTHSAQSRSFQGPSLKRPVPPHNLSQPLREPSPSRDDCPSKRSRSINSHQNFHPRDKYFINRPPPSHPPRPWSPAYKSSMSWSLSEKRSSPSRFQESSHSVTRDHTYRPYSHSSPPSSVPNQGLHNRKLTKQGPAHHPVHDHPDSPPRGAKGGWDCPSPANLTVPYSQQHQLPPPQRHTGPSSSPATSVPQPRSNTAQHGWKTQNRSGKHSNSEMGRTTYELDSHQSVGGDRKRSSGSKHISRQRSPIQPYNSAEGRVRDCTEWRNPETGLKKHDQKDSDSPSEPTTQTSERGQRAQRSEMKKSRHSKHQNKLKSTHKSALSKLDSELLKHIQAKKRHKERLRRKQKKEEGELTEDTKERIEKKIEERKKKKTREGRKGHDKKTIHKSGRKLGQVKKRAKEERKQGDRKSETSISKTASPNLGTLYPSDSDPLLDDLLADPLHLSYIEEENEFSQHTSGFILPCKSPVNNNHCSPCQSTLEINTKVLEVDEKSDSEPDHVDTSDDDSVGTHDVSGSNPSLLNTHVSEEEPIRCKEVVPGLHTAPDLLPAHCTYSEELLRLDPPTSPPVLSWQGSPVLDLGDDDEDVKEEDMIGVLRRPVLQPSPTHSSPLREAIEISTGVDYCHSDLAKLYGLPESSKAMDTEEEDEEKTDGEQKDGSPDASGSSETNKPHLHQMDTFKSPSSAMASHRYTYRGGPFGRPPPSALVGVKYSSSLSLGPEIHPPDQQSPPASSPTTEIPDQVIHSLIQPTDKDKESETEEEIMKTGAKEDKIEVKGEETKVQKMDEQMEVKLAEPTKDPASTSLEEKESVMSPATVQAKLVHSCELLLNQNSSPVSKVMKVSGSKSDQRENEGDRQKDQLKTPRKAIRTMKEEEPETCVGRSIKAKHHKKGDRGENKKDIMKDKAETNSSSLSSEDAQKQLVEIRTKQVVPENQQIEIKVGKTESHKIKREKETDVKKDAIKEDAIKADSSATGCTSCTTNLQSSSTMTLFTRPPMLERVNLRNQHELSKIPLKELKICLVKIESRGRQTFRASEIEEKSIPLDAINIRNNAAEVIRACKGADIKNKFRESYLLPSLSVKPDLSCRTPIPRDKLNPPTPSIYLESKRDAFSPVLLQFCTDSKNAVTVIRGLAGSLRLNLGLFSTKSLVEANSEHAVEVRTQVQQPADENWNHSGSAQTWPCESSRSHTTIAKYAQYQASSFQESLQEEKDSEDEDEEDKSKEKNEAKSNSQNNIGTTSTTTSSKQKAVGKIIKFGTNIDLSDPKRWKAQLQELLKLPAFMRVSSTANMLSHVGHTILGMNTVQLYMKVPGSRTPGHQENNNFCSVNINIGPGDCEWFAVHEHYWKAISDFCEKHGVDYLTGSWWPVLEDLYRSNIPVYRFIQRPGDLVWINAGTVHWVQAVGWCNNIAWNVGPLNAYQYQLALERFEWNEVKKVKSIVPMIHVSWNVARTIKITDPNTFKMIKHCLMQSIKHIQILRDQLVSAGKKISYQSRVKDEPAYYCNECDLEVFDLLFVTSENSSRKTYVVHCEDCARERSPGLNGVVVLEQYRIDELMNMYDNFTLSAVPCCR from the exons ATGTACCACATAGCAGAGCAGTATTCTGGACGTAACTCGTGGGACTCCTTCCCCTCTTCTGGGCCGAATCGAGCACCATGGGCCCCAGGCAACAACCGGCACTGGGCCCCTCCATCCAG CGGAGGGAACTATCAATCCCCATCACAAAACTACATGGCAGGAAGAAGCTACCCAAACAAAGCTTATAACAACAG ACCTCCAGGTTTCAGCAGGGACAGACTCCATGCTCACCCCAGAGACCGAGGCAATGGAAAGGAGCAGAGGGTTCCTAGGAGCTGTGGACCAACCCAGAACCAGCACCACAACCCAGAACGCTCTACCCTAAACTACAGCTCAGGGTATGAAGGACACCTCTCTAGCAGTAACAATCATGGCAACCAGCCACACAGG TATGGGGGTCCGCACCAGCAGCAGCGTTCCACTGGGCGCCCCCCACAgacccagggagagaagtggacacaTTCAGCTCAATCCAGGTCTTTCCAAGGGCCCTCTCTCAAACGTCCAGTACCTCCTCACAATCTCTCACAACCCCTCCGTGAACCGTCCCCTTCACGAGATGACTGTCCTAGCAAGAGGAGTAGGAGCATCAACTCACACCAG AATTTCCACCCTAGAGACAAATATTTCATCAACCGTCCACCTCCATCTCATCCACCTCGTCCCTGGAGCCCAGCATACAAAAGCTCAATGTCCTGGAGCCTGTCTGAGAAGAGGTCCTCCCCCTCCCGCTTTCAG GAGTCCAGTCATTCAGTCACAAGAGATCACACCTATAGACCATATTCCCACTCATCACCACCCAGCAGTGTCCCAAACCAGGGCCTCCACAACAGGAAACTCACCAAACAAGGGCCCGCCCATCATCCGGtccatgatcatccagactcccCTCCCCGCGGGGCAAAAGGGGGCTGGGATTGCCCATCACCAGCAAACCTCACTGTGCCTTACAGTCAGCAGCACCAGCTCCCTCCACCACAGAGGCACACCGGCCCCTCCAGCAGCCCAGCCACCTCAGTACCTCAACCCAGATCCAACACAGCACAGCATGGCTGGAAAACGCAGAACCGCTCTGGAAAACACAGTAACAGC GAGATGGGCCGTACAACCTATGAACTGGACTCCCATCAGTCTGTGGGTGGGGACAGAAAACGATCAAGCGGATCCAAACACATTAGCCGTCAACGAAGTCCTATCCAACCATACAACAGTGCTGAGGGTAGAGTCAGAGATTGTACTGAATGGAGGAACCCAGAGACTGGGTTAAAGAAACATGACCAGAAAGACTCAGACTCTCCTTCTGAGCCTACCACTCAAACCTCAGAAAGAGGTCAGAGGGCACAGAGGTCAGAAATGAAGAAAAGCAGGCACTCTAAACACCAGAATAAATTAAAATCCACCCACAAGAGTGCCCTCAGCAAGCTGGACtctgaactcttgaaacacattCAGGCCAAGAAGAGGCACAAGGAGCGTTTGAGGAGGAAGCAGAAAAAGGAGGAAGGAGAACTGACAGAAGACACAAAGGAACGGATAGAGAAAAAAATAgaagaaaggaaaaagaaaaagacgAGGGAAGGAAGAAAAGGCCATGATAAGAAAACCATACATAAAAGTGGGAGAAAGTTAGGGCAGgttaaaaaaagagcaaaagagGAAAGAAAACAAGGAGACAGAAAAAGTGAGACATCCATTTCAAAAACAGCATCTCCTAATTTGGGAACTTTGTATCCCAGTGATTCTGATCCTCTCTTGGATGACCTGCTGGCTGATCCACTTCATCTCAGTTACATAGAGGAAGAGAACGAGTTCTCTCAACATACCTCAGGGTTCATCCTACCTTGTAAATCTCCTGTCAACAATAACCATTGTTCTCCATGCCAATCAACCCTTGAAATCAATACTAAAGTCTTGGAGGTTGATGAAAAGTCAGATTCTGAGCCTGACCATGTAGACACTAGCGATGATGACAGTGTAGGAACCCATGATGTTAGTGGATCCAATCCCTCTCTTCTTAATACACATGTCTCTGAAGAAGAACCCATCAGATGCAAGGAGGTTGTCCCAGGGTTGCATACTGCTCCAGACCTCCTACCGGCTCACTGCACCTATAGCGAGGAACTCCTAAGGTTGGACCCACCTACAAGCCCACCTGTTTTAAGCTGGCAGGGTTCTCCTGTTTTAGACTTgggtgatgatgatgaggatgtgAAAGAAGAAGATATGATTGGAGTGTTGAGAAGGCCAGTGCTTCAACCTAGTCCCACACACTCATCTCCACTTAGAGAAGCAATTGAAATCAGCACTGGGGTTGATTATTGCCACAGTGACCTGGCCAAGTTGTATGGACTTCCTGAGTCCTCTAAAGCAATGGACActgaggaggaggatgaagaaaAGACAGATGGGGAGCAAAAAGATGGTAGTCCTGATGCATCAGGAAGTTCTGAGACCAACAAACCACATTTGCACCAAATGGACACATTCAAATCTCCATCCTCAGCAATGGCCAGCCATAGATATACTTATAGGGGTGGGCCATTTGGTCGGCCACCCCCTAGTGCTTTAGTTGGGGTCAAATACTCCTCATCTCTGTCCTTGGGTCCTGAGATCCACCCACCAGACCAGCAGAGTCCACCTGCCTCATCCCCAACCACAGAGATTCCAGATCAGGTTATACATTCGCTGATCCAGCCCACAGACAAGGACAAAGAAAGTGAAACAGAAGAAGAAATAATGAAAACTGGGGCAAAAGAGGACAAAATAGAAGTAAAAGGAGAGGAAACTAAGGTACAGAAGATGGATGAACAAATGGAGGTAAAATTAGCCGAACCAACTAAAGACCCAGCCAGCACATCACTGGAAGAGAAAGAATCTGTGATGTCTCCAGCCACTGTTCAAGCTAAACTTGTACACAGCTGTGAACTACTGCTCAATCAAAACTCCAGCCCAGTGTCAAAGGTCATGAAAGTCAGTGGATCCAAGTCTGATCAGAGAGAAAATgaaggagacagacagaaagatcaGTTGAAGACTCCAAGAAAAGCGATTAGGACCATGAAAGAAGAAGAACCTGAAACTTGTGTTGGTAGAAGCATTAAAGCAAAACATCATAAAAAAGGTGACAGAGGAGAGAATAAAAAGGACATAATGAAAGATAAGGCTGAGACAAATTCTTCTTCTTTGTCTTCTGAAGATGCACAGAAGCAATTGGTGGAAATCAGGACCAAACAAGTTGTCCCAGAAAACCAACAAATTGAAATCAAAGTTGGAAAAACCGAATCTCATAAAATTAAGAGAGAAAAAGAGACAGATGTTAAAAAAGATGCCATAAAAGAAGACGCTATTAAGGCTGATTCATCCGCTACAGGATGTACATCTTGCACAACTAACCTGCAATCCTCTAGTACTATGACTCTCTTCACCAGACCACCAATGCTGGAGCGGGTAAATCTCCGAAATCAACACGAGCTCTCTAAAATTCCCTTAAAAGAACTAAAGATCTGTTTGGTCAAGATTGAGAGCAGAGGTCGGCAGACTTTCAGAGCCTCAGAGATTGAGGAGAAAAGCATTCCACTTGATGCCATCAACATCAGAAACAATGCAGCCGAGGTCATACGAGCTTGCAA AGGGGCAGACATCAAGAACAAGTTTCGTGAATCATACCTGCTCCCGTCGCTTTCAGTGAAACCTGACCTGTCATGCAGGACCCCAATTCCCAGAGATAAACTGAACCCTCCTACACCAAGCATTTAT ctGGAGAGTAAAAGGGATGCTTTCTCTCCCGTGCTCCTGCAGTTCTGCACGGACTCTAAAAATGCAGTTACTGTAATCAGAGGACTGGCTGGATCCCTCCGTCTCA ATCTGGGTTTGTTCTCCACAAAATCTCTGGTGGAAGCCAACTCTGAGCATGCAGTGGAGGTGAGGACCCAGGTGCAGCAGCCTGCAGATGAGAACTGGAACCATTCAGGATCCGCCCAGACTTGGCCCTGCGAAAGTAGCAGATCTCACACCACCATTGCTAAATACGCACAGTATCAAGCATCCAGTTTCCAGGAGAGCCTACAA GAAGAGAAAGACAGTGAAGATGAAGATGAGGAAGACAAATCAAAGGAAAAAAATGAGGCAAAATCCAACTCACAAAACAACATTGGGACAACTTCAACCACAACCAG CTCAAAGCAGAAAGCTGTTGGGAAAATTATTAAATTTGGAACCAACATTGACTTATCTGACCCAAAACG GTGGAAGGCGCAGTTGCAGGAGCTGTTGAAGTTGCCTGCGTTCATGCGTGTGTCCTCCACCGCAAACATGCTGAGTCATGTTGGCCACACTATACTGGGCATGAACACTGTTCAGCTTTATATGAAGGTCCCTGGCAGCCGCACACCAG GACATCAGGAAAATAATAACTTCTGTTCAGTGAATATCAATATTGGCCCTGGTGACTGTGAATGGTTTGCTGTCCATGAACACTACTGGAAAGCCATCAGTGACTTCTGTGAAAA GCATGGCGTGGACTATCTGACAGGGTCATGGTGGCCGGTTCTGGAGGACCTTTACCGTTCCAACATCCCTGTGTACCGCTTCATTCAGAGGCCAGGTGACCTGGTGTGGATCAACGCTGGCACTGTGCACTGGGTCCAGGCTGTGGGCTGGTGCAACAACATCGCCTGGAATGTGGGCCCTTTAAATG CCTATCAATACCAGCTAGCTCTTGAGCGCTTTGAATGGAACGAGGTCAAGAAGGTCAAATCAATCGTCCCTATGATTCACGTGTCCTGGAACGTTGCCCGCACAATCAAAATCACAGACCCAAACACATTCAAGATGATCAA ACATTGTCTCATGCAGTCCATCAAACACATTCAGATCTTGAGGGACCAGCTGGTGTCTGCAGGGAAGAAGATCTCCTATCAGAGTAGGGTGAAGGATGAACCGGCGTATTACTGCAATGAGTGTGAT TTGGAGGTGTTTGACCTGCTGTTTGTGACTAGTGAGAACAGCAGTAGGAAAACATATGTGGTTCACTGTGAGGACTGCGCTCGGGAACGAAGCCCCGGTCTGAACGGGGTGGTGGTGCTGGAGCAGTACCGCATCGATGAGCTGATGAACATGTATGATAACTTTACCCTG TCTGCAGTTCCATGCTGTAGGTGA
- the kdm6bb gene encoding lysine (K)-specific demethylase 6B, b isoform X2, which translates to MYHIAEQYSGRNSWDSFPSSGPNRAPWAPGNNRHWAPPSRPPGFSRDRLHAHPRDRGNGKEQRVPRSCGPTQNQHHNPERSTLNYSSGYEGHLSSSNNHGNQPHRYGGPHQQQRSTGRPPQTQGEKWTHSAQSRSFQGPSLKRPVPPHNLSQPLREPSPSRDDCPSKRSRSINSHQNFHPRDKYFINRPPPSHPPRPWSPAYKSSMSWSLSEKRSSPSRFQESSHSVTRDHTYRPYSHSSPPSSVPNQGLHNRKLTKQGPAHHPVHDHPDSPPRGAKGGWDCPSPANLTVPYSQQHQLPPPQRHTGPSSSPATSVPQPRSNTAQHGWKTQNRSGKHSNSEMGRTTYELDSHQSVGGDRKRSSGSKHISRQRSPIQPYNSAEGRVRDCTEWRNPETGLKKHDQKDSDSPSEPTTQTSERGQRAQRSEMKKSRHSKHQNKLKSTHKSALSKLDSELLKHIQAKKRHKERLRRKQKKEEGELTEDTKERIEKKIEERKKKKTREGRKGHDKKTIHKSGRKLGQVKKRAKEERKQGDRKSETSISKTASPNLGTLYPSDSDPLLDDLLADPLHLSYIEEENEFSQHTSGFILPCKSPVNNNHCSPCQSTLEINTKVLEVDEKSDSEPDHVDTSDDDSVGTHDVSGSNPSLLNTHVSEEEPIRCKEVVPGLHTAPDLLPAHCTYSEELLRLDPPTSPPVLSWQGSPVLDLGDDDEDVKEEDMIGVLRRPVLQPSPTHSSPLREAIEISTGVDYCHSDLAKLYGLPESSKAMDTEEEDEEKTDGEQKDGSPDASGSSETNKPHLHQMDTFKSPSSAMASHRYTYRGGPFGRPPPSALVGVKYSSSLSLGPEIHPPDQQSPPASSPTTEIPDQVIHSLIQPTDKDKESETEEEIMKTGAKEDKIEVKGEETKVQKMDEQMEVKLAEPTKDPASTSLEEKESVMSPATVQAKLVHSCELLLNQNSSPVSKVMKVSGSKSDQRENEGDRQKDQLKTPRKAIRTMKEEEPETCVGRSIKAKHHKKGDRGENKKDIMKDKAETNSSSLSSEDAQKQLVEIRTKQVVPENQQIEIKVGKTESHKIKREKETDVKKDAIKEDAIKADSSATGCTSCTTNLQSSSTMTLFTRPPMLERVNLRNQHELSKIPLKELKICLVKIESRGRQTFRASEIEEKSIPLDAINIRNNAAEVIRACKGADIKNKFRESYLLPSLSVKPDLSCRTPIPRDKLNPPTPSIYLESKRDAFSPVLLQFCTDSKNAVTVIRGLAGSLRLNLGLFSTKSLVEANSEHAVEVRTQVQQPADENWNHSGSAQTWPCESSRSHTTIAKYAQYQASSFQESLQEEKDSEDEDEEDKSKEKNEAKSNSQNNIGTTSTTTSSKQKAVGKIIKFGTNIDLSDPKRWKAQLQELLKLPAFMRVSSTANMLSHVGHTILGMNTVQLYMKVPGSRTPGHQENNNFCSVNINIGPGDCEWFAVHEHYWKAISDFCEKHGVDYLTGSWWPVLEDLYRSNIPVYRFIQRPGDLVWINAGTVHWVQAVGWCNNIAWNVGPLNAYQYQLALERFEWNEVKKVKSIVPMIHVSWNVARTIKITDPNTFKMIKHCLMQSIKHIQILRDQLVSAGKKISYQSRVKDEPAYYCNECDLEVFDLLFVTSENSSRKTYVVHCEDCARERSPGLNGVVVLEQYRIDELMNMYDNFTLSAVPCCR; encoded by the exons ATGTACCACATAGCAGAGCAGTATTCTGGACGTAACTCGTGGGACTCCTTCCCCTCTTCTGGGCCGAATCGAGCACCATGGGCCCCAGGCAACAACCGGCACTGGGCCCCTCCATCCAG ACCTCCAGGTTTCAGCAGGGACAGACTCCATGCTCACCCCAGAGACCGAGGCAATGGAAAGGAGCAGAGGGTTCCTAGGAGCTGTGGACCAACCCAGAACCAGCACCACAACCCAGAACGCTCTACCCTAAACTACAGCTCAGGGTATGAAGGACACCTCTCTAGCAGTAACAATCATGGCAACCAGCCACACAGG TATGGGGGTCCGCACCAGCAGCAGCGTTCCACTGGGCGCCCCCCACAgacccagggagagaagtggacacaTTCAGCTCAATCCAGGTCTTTCCAAGGGCCCTCTCTCAAACGTCCAGTACCTCCTCACAATCTCTCACAACCCCTCCGTGAACCGTCCCCTTCACGAGATGACTGTCCTAGCAAGAGGAGTAGGAGCATCAACTCACACCAG AATTTCCACCCTAGAGACAAATATTTCATCAACCGTCCACCTCCATCTCATCCACCTCGTCCCTGGAGCCCAGCATACAAAAGCTCAATGTCCTGGAGCCTGTCTGAGAAGAGGTCCTCCCCCTCCCGCTTTCAG GAGTCCAGTCATTCAGTCACAAGAGATCACACCTATAGACCATATTCCCACTCATCACCACCCAGCAGTGTCCCAAACCAGGGCCTCCACAACAGGAAACTCACCAAACAAGGGCCCGCCCATCATCCGGtccatgatcatccagactcccCTCCCCGCGGGGCAAAAGGGGGCTGGGATTGCCCATCACCAGCAAACCTCACTGTGCCTTACAGTCAGCAGCACCAGCTCCCTCCACCACAGAGGCACACCGGCCCCTCCAGCAGCCCAGCCACCTCAGTACCTCAACCCAGATCCAACACAGCACAGCATGGCTGGAAAACGCAGAACCGCTCTGGAAAACACAGTAACAGC GAGATGGGCCGTACAACCTATGAACTGGACTCCCATCAGTCTGTGGGTGGGGACAGAAAACGATCAAGCGGATCCAAACACATTAGCCGTCAACGAAGTCCTATCCAACCATACAACAGTGCTGAGGGTAGAGTCAGAGATTGTACTGAATGGAGGAACCCAGAGACTGGGTTAAAGAAACATGACCAGAAAGACTCAGACTCTCCTTCTGAGCCTACCACTCAAACCTCAGAAAGAGGTCAGAGGGCACAGAGGTCAGAAATGAAGAAAAGCAGGCACTCTAAACACCAGAATAAATTAAAATCCACCCACAAGAGTGCCCTCAGCAAGCTGGACtctgaactcttgaaacacattCAGGCCAAGAAGAGGCACAAGGAGCGTTTGAGGAGGAAGCAGAAAAAGGAGGAAGGAGAACTGACAGAAGACACAAAGGAACGGATAGAGAAAAAAATAgaagaaaggaaaaagaaaaagacgAGGGAAGGAAGAAAAGGCCATGATAAGAAAACCATACATAAAAGTGGGAGAAAGTTAGGGCAGgttaaaaaaagagcaaaagagGAAAGAAAACAAGGAGACAGAAAAAGTGAGACATCCATTTCAAAAACAGCATCTCCTAATTTGGGAACTTTGTATCCCAGTGATTCTGATCCTCTCTTGGATGACCTGCTGGCTGATCCACTTCATCTCAGTTACATAGAGGAAGAGAACGAGTTCTCTCAACATACCTCAGGGTTCATCCTACCTTGTAAATCTCCTGTCAACAATAACCATTGTTCTCCATGCCAATCAACCCTTGAAATCAATACTAAAGTCTTGGAGGTTGATGAAAAGTCAGATTCTGAGCCTGACCATGTAGACACTAGCGATGATGACAGTGTAGGAACCCATGATGTTAGTGGATCCAATCCCTCTCTTCTTAATACACATGTCTCTGAAGAAGAACCCATCAGATGCAAGGAGGTTGTCCCAGGGTTGCATACTGCTCCAGACCTCCTACCGGCTCACTGCACCTATAGCGAGGAACTCCTAAGGTTGGACCCACCTACAAGCCCACCTGTTTTAAGCTGGCAGGGTTCTCCTGTTTTAGACTTgggtgatgatgatgaggatgtgAAAGAAGAAGATATGATTGGAGTGTTGAGAAGGCCAGTGCTTCAACCTAGTCCCACACACTCATCTCCACTTAGAGAAGCAATTGAAATCAGCACTGGGGTTGATTATTGCCACAGTGACCTGGCCAAGTTGTATGGACTTCCTGAGTCCTCTAAAGCAATGGACActgaggaggaggatgaagaaaAGACAGATGGGGAGCAAAAAGATGGTAGTCCTGATGCATCAGGAAGTTCTGAGACCAACAAACCACATTTGCACCAAATGGACACATTCAAATCTCCATCCTCAGCAATGGCCAGCCATAGATATACTTATAGGGGTGGGCCATTTGGTCGGCCACCCCCTAGTGCTTTAGTTGGGGTCAAATACTCCTCATCTCTGTCCTTGGGTCCTGAGATCCACCCACCAGACCAGCAGAGTCCACCTGCCTCATCCCCAACCACAGAGATTCCAGATCAGGTTATACATTCGCTGATCCAGCCCACAGACAAGGACAAAGAAAGTGAAACAGAAGAAGAAATAATGAAAACTGGGGCAAAAGAGGACAAAATAGAAGTAAAAGGAGAGGAAACTAAGGTACAGAAGATGGATGAACAAATGGAGGTAAAATTAGCCGAACCAACTAAAGACCCAGCCAGCACATCACTGGAAGAGAAAGAATCTGTGATGTCTCCAGCCACTGTTCAAGCTAAACTTGTACACAGCTGTGAACTACTGCTCAATCAAAACTCCAGCCCAGTGTCAAAGGTCATGAAAGTCAGTGGATCCAAGTCTGATCAGAGAGAAAATgaaggagacagacagaaagatcaGTTGAAGACTCCAAGAAAAGCGATTAGGACCATGAAAGAAGAAGAACCTGAAACTTGTGTTGGTAGAAGCATTAAAGCAAAACATCATAAAAAAGGTGACAGAGGAGAGAATAAAAAGGACATAATGAAAGATAAGGCTGAGACAAATTCTTCTTCTTTGTCTTCTGAAGATGCACAGAAGCAATTGGTGGAAATCAGGACCAAACAAGTTGTCCCAGAAAACCAACAAATTGAAATCAAAGTTGGAAAAACCGAATCTCATAAAATTAAGAGAGAAAAAGAGACAGATGTTAAAAAAGATGCCATAAAAGAAGACGCTATTAAGGCTGATTCATCCGCTACAGGATGTACATCTTGCACAACTAACCTGCAATCCTCTAGTACTATGACTCTCTTCACCAGACCACCAATGCTGGAGCGGGTAAATCTCCGAAATCAACACGAGCTCTCTAAAATTCCCTTAAAAGAACTAAAGATCTGTTTGGTCAAGATTGAGAGCAGAGGTCGGCAGACTTTCAGAGCCTCAGAGATTGAGGAGAAAAGCATTCCACTTGATGCCATCAACATCAGAAACAATGCAGCCGAGGTCATACGAGCTTGCAA AGGGGCAGACATCAAGAACAAGTTTCGTGAATCATACCTGCTCCCGTCGCTTTCAGTGAAACCTGACCTGTCATGCAGGACCCCAATTCCCAGAGATAAACTGAACCCTCCTACACCAAGCATTTAT ctGGAGAGTAAAAGGGATGCTTTCTCTCCCGTGCTCCTGCAGTTCTGCACGGACTCTAAAAATGCAGTTACTGTAATCAGAGGACTGGCTGGATCCCTCCGTCTCA ATCTGGGTTTGTTCTCCACAAAATCTCTGGTGGAAGCCAACTCTGAGCATGCAGTGGAGGTGAGGACCCAGGTGCAGCAGCCTGCAGATGAGAACTGGAACCATTCAGGATCCGCCCAGACTTGGCCCTGCGAAAGTAGCAGATCTCACACCACCATTGCTAAATACGCACAGTATCAAGCATCCAGTTTCCAGGAGAGCCTACAA GAAGAGAAAGACAGTGAAGATGAAGATGAGGAAGACAAATCAAAGGAAAAAAATGAGGCAAAATCCAACTCACAAAACAACATTGGGACAACTTCAACCACAACCAG CTCAAAGCAGAAAGCTGTTGGGAAAATTATTAAATTTGGAACCAACATTGACTTATCTGACCCAAAACG GTGGAAGGCGCAGTTGCAGGAGCTGTTGAAGTTGCCTGCGTTCATGCGTGTGTCCTCCACCGCAAACATGCTGAGTCATGTTGGCCACACTATACTGGGCATGAACACTGTTCAGCTTTATATGAAGGTCCCTGGCAGCCGCACACCAG GACATCAGGAAAATAATAACTTCTGTTCAGTGAATATCAATATTGGCCCTGGTGACTGTGAATGGTTTGCTGTCCATGAACACTACTGGAAAGCCATCAGTGACTTCTGTGAAAA GCATGGCGTGGACTATCTGACAGGGTCATGGTGGCCGGTTCTGGAGGACCTTTACCGTTCCAACATCCCTGTGTACCGCTTCATTCAGAGGCCAGGTGACCTGGTGTGGATCAACGCTGGCACTGTGCACTGGGTCCAGGCTGTGGGCTGGTGCAACAACATCGCCTGGAATGTGGGCCCTTTAAATG CCTATCAATACCAGCTAGCTCTTGAGCGCTTTGAATGGAACGAGGTCAAGAAGGTCAAATCAATCGTCCCTATGATTCACGTGTCCTGGAACGTTGCCCGCACAATCAAAATCACAGACCCAAACACATTCAAGATGATCAA ACATTGTCTCATGCAGTCCATCAAACACATTCAGATCTTGAGGGACCAGCTGGTGTCTGCAGGGAAGAAGATCTCCTATCAGAGTAGGGTGAAGGATGAACCGGCGTATTACTGCAATGAGTGTGAT TTGGAGGTGTTTGACCTGCTGTTTGTGACTAGTGAGAACAGCAGTAGGAAAACATATGTGGTTCACTGTGAGGACTGCGCTCGGGAACGAAGCCCCGGTCTGAACGGGGTGGTGGTGCTGGAGCAGTACCGCATCGATGAGCTGATGAACATGTATGATAACTTTACCCTG TCTGCAGTTCCATGCTGTAGGTGA